The DNA window GGCGCTGGCCCCACCGAACTCGCCCTGATGCTCCGTGATGTGCACCGCACCTTCGTGGTCTGCGAGGCGCTGGGCACCCCCGAGGAGGAGATCAGCGTGCTGACCTCCGAGCGGGTCCCCGACCATGTCTGGCGCGACCCCAATGTGGTGCTGGTGGTCGGCGGGCACACCCGGAGCAGCACCGAGGCCGCCGGCTGGCTCGCCGGGCGGCCGGTCGACTTCCCCGGCCCGGTACGCGGCTGGGCGCTGGACGCCGAGGCGTACGCGGCACACGACCGCCCGGCCGGTGTCACCACCGGCGCCGCCCCCGAACCCGCCGAGCCGGACCGGGCCGTCGGCGGACCCGCCGCACTGCCGCCCGCCGCCCGGGCGCTGGCCCTCGCCCGGCTCGGGCCGCGCCCCGGCGACCTGCTCTGGTCGGTCGGCGCGGGCAGCGGCTCGCTGGCGGTGGAGGCGGCACGTTTCGGCGCCGCAGTGGCCGCCGTGGAGCCGGATGCCGATGCCTGCGGGCAGATCGCCGTCAATGCCCGCCGCTACGGGGTCGAGATCGAAGTGGTGCACGGAGCCGCGCCGGAGGTGCTGGGGGAGTTGCCGGAGCCCGATGTGGTCGCCGTCGAGCACAGCGGCGCCGAGGTGGTCGCCGCCTGCCTGGCCCGGCGGCCCGAGCGGATGGTGGCCGTACCCCGCACGCTGCCGGAGGCGGAGGAGTTCCGCCGGGCCTTCGCCAAGGCCGGGTACCGCGCCGAGGGCGCCCTGGTACAGGGCTCCACGCTGCTGCCGCCGGAGGAGCCGGTCGCCGGGGAGGGGCACACCCTGACGGCGGCCGTACCGGTGCTGCTGCTCTGGGGCGAGCGCCGGACCTGACCCGGCCTCGGCTCACGACGCGGCCGGATCACCGCTGTCCACGATCCGGACGAACGCGGTCGTATCCGCCGGGAAAGGGCACCACCCTGACCCGATGTCCGCCCAGGCCGGTAGTCTGACGTCCGGTTGTCTCCGCGGCGGTGCGGCGGCCAGGACTCCGGTGACCCCGGATCCCGACCACGACGTGGCGGAGCCCACACCGGGTGAACGTGTGCACATATGCCGCCGGGCGGCCCGGGCCGGAAGAATGCCCTGATGTCCGGGGGCGGTCGTGCCGGTTGCCCCGGGTCCGTCGTTGTTGTAGCGGCAGGTCGGTTGTCCGGCCGGTCGCCTGCGGAGCGGAGGACCGGACGGGACCACGGTTGCCGTGCTTGCGCGGCCGCCTCCCTCGGCCTCCGGCCGGGGGACCCCCATCACGCGACGGGGCGGGTCCGACTGTGGTCCGGCCCCCGAGCGGGGTCGGGTGCTGCGGTCGACGATCGCGCCGCCAAGGACGCCTGTGCGGCCCTGGAAGGAGTTTCTGAGATGACCGATACCGGCCACGTCCCGGGCGAGGGACTGCCGGAGCGCCCACTCGCCGAAGCAGGTCCCGATCCGGCGTACCAGCCGGTCGGCGGCCCTGCGGAAGCGGCAGGCGCCGGTTTCCGACCCGACCCCTTCGGCTCCGGCCCCGAGGCCGCCCCGGTGCCGGACGCCATGACGCGCCCCTCCTTCACCTTCCTCGACCAGCCCGACCAACTGGACGAGGAGGACGACCTCCTGCTCATGCCCGGCCCGCAGGGTTCTTGGAGCGAGGCCGCGCTGCGTGAGCCGACCCCGGCCGAGGGCACCGCGCTGCCGGCCCACCTGTTGGCGGGCGGCTCCCCGGCCGACACCGTGCCGCTGCGTACTGTCACAGCCGAGGACGCCGCCGCGTACACCGTGGGTACCCCCATCGAGCCCTCCTGGCCGCCGCTCGCGCCGCCGGACGCCGCGGTGCAGGCGGCAGCCGACGCCGCTGCGGCGATGCAGGCCGCACCCGGGCCGGAGCAGCTCGCGCCGGAGCAGGTCGCCGCCCCGGAGGCCGCTGCCCCGGAGACGGTTGCCGGGCCGTTCACCGTCGCCGCTCCGCAGCCGCAGATCCCGATCCCGGCCCAGGCCGCCGCGCCTCGGCGTCCGCTGCACGCCGGACCGCCCATCCCCGACCCGTCGATGATGACCGGACAGGTCCCCGTCCGCTCGCTCGCCGACCGAGGGCCCTCGGCCGGTGACACCCAGGGCTATGGAATCCGGCTGGCGCCGCTTCAGCAGACCGGCGTCCCCGAGGCGACCGCCGCCCCGGTGCCCCAGGGGCCGATCGTGGTGGACCAGCCGGTGCCGCCCGTCGCCGCCGAGCCGGAGCCGCCCGTCGCGGTCGAGCCGGAGCCGCAGCGGGAGCCCGAGCCGCAGCCCGAGCCCGAGCCGGCGGCCCCGGCCGCCGCACCCGCCGTCGTCGTGGAGCAGCCGGCCGAGCCGGTCCCCGCCGCCCCCGTCGCGGTGGAGACCCCCGTGGTCCAGCCCGACCCCGAACCGCACGAGGCCCCCGCAGTGAATGTGCCCGCCCCGACCCCCTCGCCGGAGAACACCCTCGGCCAGGGCCACGACGGGCCCCCGGCCGCCGAACCCCCGGCCGTCGAACCCCAGCCCACCCTGATCCAGGCCCCCGCACCGGCCCCCCATGGGCCGCCCAGCCGGATCGCGGCCTTCCTCGCCGTCCCGGCTGCCCCGGGACTGCCGGACCAGAGCAGCCCGGACCCGGCCCCGGTGGCCCTTCACCCGGCCGAGCCCGCCGCCCCGCAGGCCCCGGCCGAGCAGGCCGCCCCGGCTCCCGTCGTCGAGCCGACCGTGCCCGCCGCCGAGGCGCCGACCGCCGCCGCCCCGATCCCCGTCGTCGCCGAGCCCGAGCCCGTGCCTGTGCCTGTGCCTGTGCCCGAGGCCGCCGCCGTCGAGCCCCCGGCACCCGTGGTGGTGGAGACCCCGGATGCCGCCCCCGCTCCGCCGGAGGCACCCGAGCCGGCCGCCGCCGCCGACCCCGCAGCGGCCGAGGAGGCGGCCCCCGAGGCCGTACCCGCCGACGAGCCCGCCCCCGTGGCAGAGCCCGCCGCCGCGACCGAGCAGGTCCCCGTCGAGGAGCCCGCCGCGCCCGTACCCGCAGAGCAGCCGGCCGCTCCGGAGGCCGCCGCCCAGCCCGCCGAGCAGCCCGAACCGGTCGCCGCCCCGGCCGCCGAGGAGGCCGTACCCGCCGCCGCCCCGGCCGCCCCCGAGGTCCCGGACGCCCCCGGCGAGGAGGAGCCCCGGCCCGCCGTCCACGCGGTGGCCGCCGACGGCACGGTGACCGCCCCCGAGCAGCCGGCCCCCGAAGCTGAGACCGCCCCCGAGCAGCCGGCCGCCCCCGAGGCCACTTCCGAGCCCGAGCCCGAGGTCCAGCCCGAGGCCGAAGCCCAGCCCGAGCCGGAGCCCGAGCCGGAGGAGCCGCAGGGCCCCGCAGCCCCCGGCTACGAGGAGTCCATGCGCGACGCCGTGCACCGGGTGATGCGCGAGCGCCGCGACATCCGCAACGGCTTCCGCCGCGACCCGATCCCGCACGAGGTGCTGATCAGGGTCCTGGAGGCCGCCCACACCGCCCCCAGCGTCGGCTACTCGCAGCCCTGGGACTTCGTGGTCATCCGCTCCGCCAAGACCCGCAAGCGGATGCATGAACTCGCCGAGCGCCAGCGCGAGGCATACGCGGCCTCGCTGCCCAAGGGCCGGGCCAAGCAGTTCAAGACCATCAAGATCGAGGCCATCCTCGAAACCCCGGTCAACATCGTCGTCACCGCCGACCGCACCCGTGGCGGCCGGCACACCCTCGGCCGCCACACCCAGCCCCAGATGGCGCCCTACTCCGCGGCCCTCGCCGTGGAGAACCTCTGGCTCGCGGCCCGCGCCGAGGGCCTGGGCGTCGGCTGGGTCTCCTTCTTCGACGAGCGCGAGATGGTC is part of the Peterkaempfera bronchialis genome and encodes:
- the cbiE gene encoding precorrin-6y C5,15-methyltransferase (decarboxylating) subunit CbiE; this encodes MADRVTVIGWDGTPLTEAARAALGAATLVAGAPYQLAALELPRGAERMVLGSVELAARRIADHRGAAVVVAEGDPGFFGVVRTLRRPEFGLELEVLPAVSSVAAAFARAGMPWDDALVVSAHGRRLRRAANVCRANPKVAVLTAPGAGPTELALMLRDVHRTFVVCEALGTPEEEISVLTSERVPDHVWRDPNVVLVVGGHTRSSTEAAGWLAGRPVDFPGPVRGWALDAEAYAAHDRPAGVTTGAAPEPAEPDRAVGGPAALPPAARALALARLGPRPGDLLWSVGAGSGSLAVEAARFGAAVAAVEPDADACGQIAVNARRYGVEIEVVHGAAPEVLGELPEPDVVAVEHSGAEVVAACLARRPERMVAVPRTLPEAEEFRRAFAKAGYRAEGALVQGSTLLPPEEPVAGEGHTLTAAVPVLLLWGERRT
- the cobT gene encoding nicotinate-nucleotide--dimethylbenzimidazole phosphoribosyltransferase, translating into MTDTGHVPGEGLPERPLAEAGPDPAYQPVGGPAEAAGAGFRPDPFGSGPEAAPVPDAMTRPSFTFLDQPDQLDEEDDLLLMPGPQGSWSEAALREPTPAEGTALPAHLLAGGSPADTVPLRTVTAEDAAAYTVGTPIEPSWPPLAPPDAAVQAAADAAAAMQAAPGPEQLAPEQVAAPEAAAPETVAGPFTVAAPQPQIPIPAQAAAPRRPLHAGPPIPDPSMMTGQVPVRSLADRGPSAGDTQGYGIRLAPLQQTGVPEATAAPVPQGPIVVDQPVPPVAAEPEPPVAVEPEPQREPEPQPEPEPAAPAAAPAVVVEQPAEPVPAAPVAVETPVVQPDPEPHEAPAVNVPAPTPSPENTLGQGHDGPPAAEPPAVEPQPTLIQAPAPAPHGPPSRIAAFLAVPAAPGLPDQSSPDPAPVALHPAEPAAPQAPAEQAAPAPVVEPTVPAAEAPTAAAPIPVVAEPEPVPVPVPVPEAAAVEPPAPVVVETPDAAPAPPEAPEPAAAADPAAAEEAAPEAVPADEPAPVAEPAAATEQVPVEEPAAPVPAEQPAAPEAAAQPAEQPEPVAAPAAEEAVPAAAPAAPEVPDAPGEEEPRPAVHAVAADGTVTAPEQPAPEAETAPEQPAAPEATSEPEPEVQPEAEAQPEPEPEPEEPQGPAAPGYEESMRDAVHRVMRERRDIRNGFRRDPIPHEVLIRVLEAAHTAPSVGYSQPWDFVVIRSAKTRKRMHELAERQREAYAASLPKGRAKQFKTIKIEAILETPVNIVVTADRTRGGRHTLGRHTQPQMAPYSAALAVENLWLAARAEGLGVGWVSFFDEREMVRELGLPEHLDVVAYLCIGYVDSFPDEPELQQAGWAKKRPLSWVVHEEQYGNRALPGEEPHSVLDETLRGIRPLDAKALGEAWDRQKRMTKPAGSLGMLEIISAQLCGLSRKCPPPIPEPACVAIFAGDHGVHAQGVTPWPQEVTAQMVGNFLAGGAVVNAFAAQVGAEVCVVDVGVAADLPSPVQQGRTTGLLPRKVRPGTADMTTGPAMSREEALRALEIGIETARDLVAAGNKLIITGDMGIANTTPAAALISVFTGTDPADVTGRGTGIDDETHARKVDVIRRALELHKPDPGDPVGVLAAVGGLEHAALAGLMLGAASLRTPVILDGVIAGAAALAAKAIAPEVLAACIAGHRSAEPGHKAALAKLGLRPMIDLDLRLGEGTGALLALPVVQSAARAMHDVATFDSAGVTEKR